The following proteins are encoded in a genomic region of Grus americana isolate bGruAme1 chromosome 5, bGruAme1.mat, whole genome shotgun sequence:
- the UEVLD gene encoding ubiquitin-conjugating enzyme E2 variant 3 isoform X3 produces MITKFEEELPLYSLSSSDAARQSELLSYIAKITEGETDMKSKSKIGGGKTEGRFNKITVVGAGDLGIACVLAVAAKGAADKVVLLDLSEGAAKGGTMDLEIFALPDVEISKDFSASADSKVVVLTVNSLGNAQTYLDVIQSNVDLFRGIIPAISHYSQNTILLVASHPVEVMTYVSWKLSAFPKSRVIGVGANLDTERFQYILTNILKAEALAKDAWIIGEQGEDKVPSWTSCNLVANQTEAMAACNSREKVANRAMEVLKGKGQRSWSVGLSVADLTDSILKDKRKVHSVSTLAKGCCNINSEVFLSLPCILGTDGVIEMVKLEEDPLVQEKLQSSAGSIHDLQQQLKL; encoded by the exons GAGAGACTGACATGAAATCAAAGAGTAAAATTGGTGGAGGGAAAACTGAAGGACGTTTTAACAAAATTACTGTTGTTGGAGCCGGAGATCTTGGCATTGCGTGTGTGCTAGCAGTTGCAGCAAAG GGTGCTGCAGACAAGGTGGTTCTTTTGGATCTTTCTGAAGGTGCAGCAAAAGGAGGGACCATGGACTTGGAAATCTTTGCTCTGCCAGATGTGGAGATCAGCAAAG atttttctgcttcagctgaTTCAAAAGTTGTGGTACTTACAGTTAATTCTCTGGGTAATGCTCAGACTTATCTTGATGTCATACAAAGCAATGTGGATTTGTTCAGAGGAATTATCCCAGCAATATCACACTACAGTCAGAACACCATTCTCCTTGTTGCTTCTCATCCAG TTGAAGTAATGACATATGTGTCATGGAAGCTGAGTGCGTTTCCCAAAAGCAGAGTTATTGGAGTAGGTGCCAACCTAGATACTGAGAGATTTCAGTATATACTgacaaacattttgaaagcagaggCGCTGGCAAAAGATGCTTGGATTATTGGTGAACAAggggaagacaaag TACCATCATGGACCAGTTGTAATTTAGTTGCAAATCAAACTGAAGCAATGGCTGCTTGTAACTCAAGGGAAAAGGTGGCTAACAG AGCTATGGAAGTTCTAAAGGGAAAAGGTCAGAGATCTTGGTCTGTTGGGCTCTCGGTTGCTGATTTGACTGACAGTATActgaaagataaaagaaaggTTCATTCAGTATCCACTCTGGCAAAG GGATGTTGCAATATAAACAGTGAAGTATTCTTAAGTCTACCATGTATTCTTGGAACCGATGGAGTGATTGAAATGGTCAAACTAGAAGAAGATCCACTAGTGCAAGAGAAACTGCAAAGCAGTGCAGGATCAATTCATGACCTGCAGCAGCAACTGAAACTGTAA